The nucleotide window ATAAAATACGATGATGTCGCCGTTGTCAATCATTTGAGTCATCTGGACATATTCCTGATTATTCAGAAAACCCAGAACAATGCCGCCACGGTTAAGGCGAACGAAATCGCCGGTGCGTTTGTAAATCAACGGAGGACAATGTCCCGCGTTGGTGTAATACATGATCAACGCTTCGAAATCGATAATGCCGTAAAAAAAAGTAGCATAAGTATTTTCAGCCGTATTGGCACACAGCATGTTATTGAGAGC belongs to bacterium and includes:
- a CDS encoding serine/threonine-protein phosphatase; amino-acid sequence: ALNNMLCANTAENTYATFFYGIIDFEALIMYYTNAGHCPPLIYKRTGDFVRLNRGGIVLGFLNNQEYVQMTQMIDNGDIIVFYTDGVTEVFNEMDEMFGEERLRKIIEDNKLLPAKEIEKKIIEAVDAFAPGSEQQDDITIVVIKVETVEH